The following nucleotide sequence is from uncultured Draconibacterium sp..
TTATTTCTGGTTTACAAATAACTTTTCAATGGCTTCCCACGAGATGTATTTAAAGTTTTGGCTTACCAGTTCTTCTCCATCGTAGTTATAACCGTCCTGAACCACCAACATTCCTTTTGGGTAGTTTGAACCAAGCGGAACATTGGTAATTTCAATTCCATCGGTTTCTTCCACGCCATCAAAATTGCCATCGGTAATTCGGAAACTACCCAGGTATTTATTATCGCCCTGGCGCTCGAAAACCGCATAACTATAGCTTCCCTGCGACGAAGCCACAAGGTAACCATTTACACTGTCGGTAGCATAAATCGCCAATCCTTCAATATCGTAATGCATATCCGGGTTTTCTTCGGTACTCGTTGCTACCAATAAACCTTCAGTAGATCCATCGGGCTCAGCATCAAACTTAAAAATTCCGGCCACTTCTTCGCCAATGTAAACCACCCCGTTTTCATCGTCGGCAGCTACTCCTTCGGTTTGCGTTCCGAGGTTCCATGCACGAACCAGTTTTGCATCAATTTTATTGTTGCTTGCAAACAATTCCCACTGTTCAACTTCGCCGGCTTTACTGTTCAAAAAAACATAGTACTTGCCCGTTTTTGCACTGCGATACATTCCCAAACCGTAAACTTCGTCCTGCATTTCAGAAGTAATTACACGTGCTTCTGCCGCCTCCAGCACTCCTCCTGCTTTTACTAAATACAACGAAATTGAATGTGATGATCGATTGCTGGCTGCCAACACATCAACCTTCTTTTCGCCGAGCTGAAAGCCGTAACGTAAATCGCAGTTATTCATGTTGCCATCGGGGTAGTAATAAAGTTGCTTTCCATCGAGATCATAAGTTGCCAGTCCGCCCTTTTTATCGGTGCCGATGGTAAACGATTTCATTACATCAGTTGTGTCAATCCAAATTGCCGGATCGTCAGCCGAATCTTCGTTTTTGTCTTGCGGAACAGGTGTTGTTTCGGCCTGTGCAACAACAGTATTTTTAATGTGCTCACCCGCTTTTCGCGATCCTTCGCTCGGTCGATTGATTTCGCAACCAACAATGCTTACCACTACGAGTGCCAGTAAAACACTAGCTAAAAAAATACGATTACAAGTACAATTCATCATCATTTGTTTTTATGAATTTGTTGAATGTAATTAGCTGAGTACACAACGAATTATGTCCTCATCTACATTAATCTATAAAATCTATTCTATGCGGTAATTTTCTTCTAAAAGTTAAACTTCACACCAAAATTAACTCTGATATCGTAATACTCGGCCTGATAGGTATATTGCGACTCTCCCTGGTAATAACGCAACGGTGTATTCAGAATATTGTTGAGTTCGGCAAATACCATAAAGTTTTTGTTGAAATGGAAGCTGGTATTAAAATCGAGATACGAAACCTGATCGTAGTACACATCTTCAAAAGCTTTGTCGCTGTATTCTTCAACAAAGTCGCCGGCGTAATTGTACGATAAACGTGCTGACAGTTTTTTGCCCTCGTAATACAACGATGCATTTAAGGTATTTTCAGGAGTTCCCGGCAAGGTTAAATCATCGTCTTCGCGGTCTTCAATCTGGAAATTGCTAACCGTTGATTTTGTGTAGGTATAGTTGGCATAAAACCCTGTTTGACGAAGGAAACCCGGCAAAAAGTCGAACTGACGCTGAAAAGCAACTTCAACTCCAAACAATGTTGCATCGCCGGCGTTAATTGGCTGCGTGAATTTCTCCCACGTTTGACCCAGGTAGCTATAATCCGACTGGATTCCGTTTACAATAAAATCGCTGATGTCTTTGTAGAAAATTCCTCCCGACACCAAACCGATCGATTCAAAATAATGCTCGGCCATTAAATCGAAGTTCCACGATGTTGTTGGCGTAAGGTCAGGATTTCCGATTTCAACTTCAACGTCTTCGTTGCTGATTTGCACACGCGGAACAAGGTCGATGTATTTCGGGCGCGCCAAAGTATTGGTAACGCTGGCTTTTATATTGGTATTCCTGTCGATCTCGTATTTTAACAACAGCGATGGCAACACGTTGGTGTAGTTGTTATCCACTTCTTCGGTATCCACCAAATCTTCAACATCACCTTCTTCGTCAAGAATAAGTTCTTTTCCCGAGTAGTTGATCGAAGTGTTTTCAACCCTTAAACCGGCAACAACATCAAGGCGACCAAAAGACTGGTCGAAACGTACATAAGCGGCAGTTACATCTTCCGATGCATCAAAGTTTCCGGCCAGTTCTTCCAGGTTCAACTCTCCCTCATATTCGCCCGAATTTAGATTTAATCCACTCAGGTATTTTACATCAACAAATGTTCCGGCAACATAATCTCCTGCAAGAAAATCGTCTTTTGTTTTAACAACGGTATTACTAAAAGCACCGGCATTAAAGCCATTCTCGTCCAGCGGTTCATAATCGTAATAATCATTATCGCGGTTTTTGCTTTTGCCTTTGTATTTGGCACCAAAACGTAAAACACTGGTTCCGTTTTGGAAAGGAAGTTTAAAGTCGACTTTGAATTTTTTGTCGATATCTTCGGTGTACTGATGTTCTTCTGTCAATTCATCAAAATCCCAGCTACTGTTAAAATCCTGCGCTTCGGGGGTATTAATAATCACCTGTGGTTTTTCGGTATCCAAAAGGTTCTGGCTAAACTCTACGTTTTTAATTCGGTACTGCAGGTAACGCTCGTTCGGGCGGTCTTCGTTTGCTTTTGAGTACGAACCTTTCCAGTTCATTTCAAGTGCACCAAACTGATGCTCGCCGCCTAACGAGAAATGATAAGTTCGCTGATCTTCCAAACGTGCATCTTTATTTGTTCCACCTTTTATCTGGCGCTCAATTTTTGCCTCATCTTCATCCAGGTCTTTGTACACAACACGATAACGGTTTTCCCAGTCGTTACGGTGGTTATACATTGCTTTAGCTTCTATTTTATTGTTGGCATTAAAAGTATAATCAAGTGCCCCTGAGGAACTTTGGCGCAAACGTTCTATAAGATAAGTACGCACCTGCATTTCTTTCATTATGCCTTCGTCGTTCCATTCGGCTTCCAAATCGTCCGATCCCATCATATGATCCTGAACGGAAGCAGCAAGAGTTACACCCAGTTTATTATTGAATAAACGATCGGCATACAACAGCGAAAAGTTGGGTGCTACTTTGCTGCGCAGTGCGTTGTAAGTACCGCCAACCGAACCGGTAATACGGCGCGAGTACGGATTGGACTTGGTTACCAGGTTTACCGATCCACCAATTGCATCGGCATCCATGTCGGCAGTTACTACTTTATTTACTTCAATACTCTGAATCATATCCGAAGGAATAAGATCGAGCTGAATAGAACGTGTTTCAGCTTCGGCCGAGGGAATACGATCGCCATCGACAGCTACCGAGTTATACTCCGGTGATGTTCCGCGAATGTTTCCAAAACGTGCTTCTCCCTGGTCGTACTGAACATTGATACCGGGAATACGTTTTAAGGCATCGCCGACATTCTGGTCGGGGAAACGACCCACCTGATCGGAAGAAATGATATTGGTAATATTCATGCTGCTTTTTTGCTGGTTCAGTGCTTTCGACTGACCTTGCAAAGCACCGTTTACTACCACTTCTTCAATATCAATACCGGCTTCAAGTTTAAAATTCAATGTACTTGTTTTTCCTAAAACCACCGAAACAGTTTCAGTAGCCTCTTTAAACCCTATATATGAAACTTTTACTTTATACTCACCTGCATCTAATGCAACAATACGGTAAAATCCATTTACATCAGTTATTGCACCTTTGTGCAAATCCTGA
It contains:
- a CDS encoding phytase; translation: MMMNCTCNRIFLASVLLALVVVSIVGCEINRPSEGSRKAGEHIKNTVVAQAETTPVPQDKNEDSADDPAIWIDTTDVMKSFTIGTDKKGGLATYDLDGKQLYYYPDGNMNNCDLRYGFQLGEKKVDVLAASNRSSHSISLYLVKAGGVLEAAEARVITSEMQDEVYGLGMYRSAKTGKYYVFLNSKAGEVEQWELFASNNKIDAKLVRAWNLGTQTEGVAADDENGVVYIGEEVAGIFKFDAEPDGSTEGLLVATSTEENPDMHYDIEGLAIYATDSVNGYLVASSQGSYSYAVFERQGDNKYLGSFRITDGNFDGVEETDGIEITNVPLGSNYPKGMLVVQDGYNYDGEELVSQNFKYISWEAIEKLFVNQK
- a CDS encoding TonB-dependent receptor yields the protein MKKSSLFLFILLYVSVFSALAEGEDENAANKGTIAGRIVDTENLPLPGAAVVIQDLHKGAITDVNGFYRIVALDAGEYKVKVSYIGFKEATETVSVVLGKTSTLNFKLEAGIDIEEVVVNGALQGQSKALNQQKSSMNITNIISSDQVGRFPDQNVGDALKRIPGINVQYDQGEARFGNIRGTSPEYNSVAVDGDRIPSAEAETRSIQLDLIPSDMIQSIEVNKVVTADMDADAIGGSVNLVTKSNPYSRRITGSVGGTYNALRSKVAPNFSLLYADRLFNNKLGVTLAASVQDHMMGSDDLEAEWNDEGIMKEMQVRTYLIERLRQSSSGALDYTFNANNKIEAKAMYNHRNDWENRYRVVYKDLDEDEAKIERQIKGGTNKDARLEDQRTYHFSLGGEHQFGALEMNWKGSYSKANEDRPNERYLQYRIKNVEFSQNLLDTEKPQVIINTPEAQDFNSSWDFDELTEEHQYTEDIDKKFKVDFKLPFQNGTSVLRFGAKYKGKSKNRDNDYYDYEPLDENGFNAGAFSNTVVKTKDDFLAGDYVAGTFVDVKYLSGLNLNSGEYEGELNLEELAGNFDASEDVTAAYVRFDQSFGRLDVVAGLRVENTSINYSGKELILDEEGDVEDLVDTEEVDNNYTNVLPSLLLKYEIDRNTNIKASVTNTLARPKYIDLVPRVQISNEDVEVEIGNPDLTPTTSWNFDLMAEHYFESIGLVSGGIFYKDISDFIVNGIQSDYSYLGQTWEKFTQPINAGDATLFGVEVAFQRQFDFLPGFLRQTGFYANYTYTKSTVSNFQIEDREDDDLTLPGTPENTLNASLYYEGKKLSARLSYNYAGDFVEEYSDKAFEDVYYDQVSYLDFNTSFHFNKNFMVFAELNNILNTPLRYYQGESQYTYQAEYYDIRVNFGVKFNF